DNA sequence from the Gordonia polyisoprenivorans genome:
GCAACGCAGCCGTCTCCGCCCGTGCGGTCTCCAGCTTGGCCAGGCCGCGTGCCTTGGCGGAGATCAGCTCGGTTGCCGCCGAACGGATCTCACTCGGCACGATGACGTCCTTGAGCAGCGCCTCGGCGACGGTCACACCCACGGTCGCACCGACCGTTCGCGCAGCGGCGAGCACGACGCCCATGTCGACCGCATCACCACGTGCCATCAGATCCTCGAGGGACACCGACGCACAGGCGTCGCGCAGCGCGACCTGAGCCGAGAGGTAGATGGCCGACCAGGGGTCGTTGGACTGTTCGACGAAGGCGACGGGGTCGGTGATCGTCGCGCGCAGGGCCACCGTCACGCGCACCGACACTCCCTCGGCCGTGAGGATCTCCTGCGGTGCAACCGAGATGACGCGCGCACGCATGTCGAGCCAGGTGTGGG
Encoded proteins:
- a CDS encoding slipin family protein — encoded protein: MSIITSAFATVSVPAGHCVLEYRRGRLSRTLTPGQYRRRRTATHTWLDMRARVISVAPQEILTAEGVSVRVTVALRATITDPVAFVEQSNDPWSAIYLSAQVALRDACASVSLEDLMARGDAVDMGVVLAAARTVGATVGVTVAEALLKDVIVPSEIRSAATELISAKARGLAKLETARAETAALRSLANAGRVLDAHPALAQLRLVQEAPYGTRLVLSVGDAAQVGDSAAAPVADDD